Within the Telopea speciosissima isolate NSW1024214 ecotype Mountain lineage chromosome 4, Tspe_v1, whole genome shotgun sequence genome, the region CTACTGCTACTCACAGAAGTTTCTTCAGGTTCTTCATCACCGAGGCCTACATCAAAACTGGATTTTGAAGACTTCTTGGATTTTGAAGATTTCTTCTTACCAGATAAAGAAATTGTTGGGATGTCATCATTCTCCACTACAGTTTCATCAATAGTTTCATCAGCAGACCTAGTGACCAACTGCTGTTCATATGTAGACACGTCATTGCTATACTCTTCATTAAGAAGTGTGCTGGCGATCAAGTTACCGCCTTTTTTGGCTAATTTTGAAGACTTCTTCTTACCAGAGAATGTAATAACAGGAGCATTATCGTCCTCCTCTTTATTTTCATCCTTGGCATCATCCCGTTCATCTAGGTCACCGAAAGCAGATGAAGTAGACAAGCTACCACTCTTCTTCAAAGATTTTGAAGACTTCTTCTTACCAGAGAAAGCAATTACAGGAGTATCATCATTCTCAATTTCATCTCCATCTGTTGGTTGCTGGTCAGGTTCATTAATCACAATACCATCCCCTTCATCGAGAGCATCAAAAGCAGATGTAAACAAATTGTCCTTCTTCTTTAATGATTTAGAATACTTCTTTTTCCCAGAGAAAGCAAACACTGGCCCATCCTCTCCATCACTATCATCATTCTCTTTATGTTCATCTATGTCCTTAACATCCTCCTCTTCAAGGACATCAAAATTAGCAGAACTAAACACATTATTACCACCCTTCTTCGATTTGGATTTCTTCTTACCCGTGAAAGCAATTGCAGGAGtatcctcttcctcttcttcaagtaGCTTGTCTTGCTCTTCATCTCTAAGTTTCACCGACCTGGAGGTGCCCTtcttgcccttcttcttcccagcaGCCGGCATGGCTACATCCTCATGATTCTGTTCCTCAGGACCCATATTCTGTTGATCCTCAGACAAGTCCACCCCCATGGAGTATTCATCATCGTCGATGAGACGCCCCTTCTTCCTAGCTTTAGTCCCACCCTGAGATGCAACAGGGTTCTCCTCTTCCCGGACAGTTGGCTTCTTTTTACCCATTGACAATATTACACGATTACCTTAACTATAAAAATCGAACTCAGAAAAATGGTCGCCCTGCAGAATTAACAAGACATTCAATAACGACAGCTGAAAACCTAAGAAAACATAACCAGAACATACGGATCTTTCCTTGGAAGAGGTAACCAGAGTGACATAAATTATCAGAACTATCTTACCGGCATAAAATAATATCAAACCTCTACTAAAAGAGAAAATCTAACTTAccagatttttaaaaaaataaaaataaaaaaatctagagAGATGACGAAGGTACAGTAACGTAAAACCACAAATATTCGCCGCCAACGAAAACAAATGCGATTCGATAGATGTAAAAGGGAAATGATGAAGCAAACGAATAACTGATCACCTGTGATGCCTTGAGAATTCGAAGACAAACCAACTACAGAAGTATTGCGCTGATGTCGGTTCTTTCGAACTGATGAGATATCGGCGAATACTAAGCAGCTTACTGTTGTAGTACTTGAACTATCAAGCAAATCCTGTATAAACCACAGAAGGAGAAAACAACTGGAATAAACTAAAGACGAAAATGTAAAACAGGGGGAACTGGGAAGGGATGTGGACTGGAGAGAGATTAGGGATCCTTATATGGGCTGGGCCAGAAAAATATATATCCGATTGGACCTCTTCCTTGTCTATAGGAAAATGCTTTACTTAGTTTAAGCCCATGTCAATGAACGGAACGGTATTTGACGATATTTGACCCGAAGGACCAAAAGCAATATGATCTGCCACTTGGACCAAGTGAATCATTTGTGAATTAATTGAGCGATTCTAGGAAGCATTGCTTCCATAATGGGGCCACCATCTAAAAGGGTGCTCTAGGGctgattgatttttttattttttttgtgtgtgtgttggggggggggggagttgggGGATTCCTAAAATGGATGAGGAACAGGACTACAGGAGGTATCGGAGGGGGGTTGAATGTTCACATACAACTCATACTCATTGAGATGGAATATTTCTATAGAATGGATTCTATCTGAATGGTTGTGAatcgttcacgtacgtgaaacATTCCCTGCACTCAAGGTTTTGACTGCACTAGTCTCAAAGCCAGCTGTATTCAATTGCACTAGCCTCAAGCCAATTACGTTCGACTATCCCTGGACTAGTTCAACTGCactaaccacatgctaattgcGCTAGCAACTGTCCTACACAGTCTACTGGTCTTGAAAACAAATATTTGCATTGTTTTGTCAATGAAAAACAAATCTTTTGAACAAAGTCAATGTTCTTTGTCACAACCTAAAtgtccaaagtggaaagcaagAGCAAGAGGGGGATTGGAACAAAAGCATGAGAGTGACAACTGTATCAATGTTTATACACGTATGCAATGACtcttaaattattattattattttttttttttaaataaactatgattatccaaaaaaaatcgaAAGAGTTTCACATGCAAACAATATAGTGTACATTTTCTCACATGggtttaatttattattttctcgaTCTCTTCTTCCCAGACCATGTACGCCTTGTGTAGAACATATCGTTTTCCACACTATCATTGGTGTGAAGTAGGAGATTCAACCCCACCCCACTGGCAATGTAGAGAACCCCctctctgaaaaaaaaaaagaaaaagatggtgATAAATTGAATGTTTACATTAACCAAACTCTTGAGCTAGTTTAGTAGTTTCCTTGAAAGCATGATCTTGAATGTTTGAGTATGAGGATTATATGTGCTCTCATTCTTGGATCatgaatttgaagattgagAGCACTAATGCCACCATAGTGAGAAGGATTCCAAAACTAAAATTAAGAAAAGGCAAAAAGTTTTTTTGTGCAGTTGCGCACGACCCTTGGATGGGTACAAGGGAAGATCAAAATGACAAAAACATCCCTATTTGATGCAGCATAACCCACCTGTGTCTTACGTAGCCATGCATGAAAATCCTCCCCTTAAAAAACATAAAGAATGATGAACATTAGAAGCAAAAAATGGTTATCAATAGAGCAAAAATTATGGGGAAAATGTCAGTATTTTGATAAAAATGTAAATTTCTTTGAATTTGACAGCTTTGTTTAATTTGAAATACTGTGTGAAGTGAACGTTCAAAAAGTGTAACCATCACATCCtgcattagagagagagagagagactctacTGAGCTTTCTTGATGGGCCTCTTGGGCCAGCGAAGTAGAACAATGATGGGCCAGAACAGCAAAAAGTATTAGAGTTGTTTTTGTGACTGCAAATTTAGTCAATTATTGGCTAAAGAGCAATGAGATGTGAAAGTAGCAGGCAACAATAAAATTACCTGCTTTAGATGACTTTGACAATTTCGtactttttcttatttcttatggttcatatttttatttattttttttttgaaagggaGAGGCACACTGTCTACATGCGGTAAGTTAGCAGGCGGCACCAATGGGGGCGGCGTTAGATGAGGCATCATACAGAAGGGGCAAGGGAATCATTtcaaaagggggaagagagagatagacataacAAGCGCTAGCTTGTGGTGTGCCAGCGGTGTGCCCAACCTTTTTCTTTAACTTTACCAATGGAACTTCAATGATTAATAAGTTTTCTATGTAATGAGATAATGAGAGGAACTGTAGCTAAGAGGACTGAATTAGCCAACTGTGTTCAGAGCAAAGGTAGGTCCATGTTCACAATTTTCAGTGCCGTATGGGTTTGATACAGCTAGTAAAAATCATGGGCCTCAGACTAGCCCTAAGGGCATGTTTGGTTCGCTAATTCTGTAGGTGCCTATATTGATTTTGGCCATAATTTCATAGAGAAACTTTACGTGGATTCGTTCTCGTGCCAGATTAATTGTTTGCTTTTCGTCATAGCCCTAAAAAATTTGTGCTTGTGTTCAAACATAATATGGGCCTTATATGGGTTGGGTAAGGTATACCCATCCAAGCCCAAGATTAGACGAACTTTTTTAAGTCTCATTTTATAGTTTAGGCCCAATTCTCTGTTCTTCCAGAATGAATGCTTCGAGTAGACCCGCTTAACTAACTTGCATCTTTTCCCTCCAAAGCAGCGAACCTCGATACCCAACGGCCCCACCCACGAAAAAGCAATGgaagaaattaataaaagaataagCGAAAAGACAAGGAAATAAAAAGTAAATCCCGCCTCCAGTGTCCAAAAACACTTACTTTCTCTTCACAGTTTTGcttgctttaattttttttccctttttcagaTTCAGCAGTTTTGAGCCTCTGGTCGCTCGCGCTCTGCATATTCTCATTCCATGTTAACTTGTAGAGAGAAATGCGGAGTGCCTGCAGAAGGGTTTCTGCTTTTGTTCTTTCTGGTATTAACTTCCCTCTTCAGTTCCATAAATGCCTGCTCTAATGGGAATTGTCAGGTTTGTTATTCTCGAGACTCTAAATAAAGCTTTATTAGTTTAATACTACTTCCAGACCCGTTATGCGTTATTCCTACTTGTTTCGCTCATATTTGCGATTAAAACTCATAATTCTCAGCTTCTTGATCCGTGTTCGTTGCCCACCGACTGTGTTGCGGGTCTTTACTGTTCCAATTGTCCTGCATTGGGGAAGACTCAGCCCGTCTGCACCAGAGGCCAAACTATACAACCCACATCAATTgtaagttttgtttttttgagttGTTAATTATAGTTTTTCTCAGTTTGATATGTGAATTCTCGTTCTgtgttttgatttggtttggaaTTTGAAATATTGCGTACTGGGTGTGCGGCAGATTAAGGGGCTACCTTTTAACAAGTACTCGTGGCTGGTGACCCACAACTCGTTCTCCATAGTTGATGCTCCATCTGTGCTCGGTGTCCCTCGGATTACGTTTTACAATCAAGAAGACTCTGTTACTAATCAATTAAGGGTATGTTATAGTTCCTCTTTGTCTCCCATCCCttcattgttctttttcttttctcctcttctctagTACTAAACTAGAAATTCATATTTTGGGTCTTCTTTAGAATGGGGTGAGAGGGTTGATGTTGGACATGTACGACTTCGAGAATGATATCTGGCTCTGCCATTCGATACGGGGACAATGCTACGACTTCACTGCATTTGTAATTTGAACTGCTTCTTTCCCACCTTGTTGTGCAAAATTATCTCTGACTTAGTTATTTGTTTGTGACTGGTCTTAATATTGCCTCGCTGAGATGTTTGTTCAGGAACCTGCAATCAACACTTTGAAAGAAGTGGAGGCATTCTTGAGTGAGAACCCATCGGAGATTGTTACCATTATCATTGAAGACTACGTGCATACTCCCAAAGGGTTGACAAAGCTGTTTACTGATGCTGGGTTGGTCAATTATTGGTTTCCTGTCTCAGAAATGCCAGCAAAAGGCGAAGACTGGCCCACTGTGACTGACATGGTTGCACAGAATCACCGGCTTCTGGTTTTCACCTCCATTCCTTCGAAGGAAGCTGATGAAGGAATTGCTTATCAGTGGAGGTACATGGTGGAAAATGAACGTAAGTAATAAGActttttgggttggaattttTGAGGTGTGTGCCTTTTGTATGGTGACACGTTGTGTTAGTGTAATGTATTTCAGCTGGAGATGGTGGGATTGTACAAGGTTCATGTCCACACCGAAAGGAATCACAAGCATTCAATTTGAGAAGTGCATCTCTGTTTCTACAGAACTACTTCCCCACATTTCCAGTCGAAGCCGAAGCCTGCAAAGAGCATTCAACTACTCTAACGGAGATGGTTGCTACTTGTTATAAAGCAGCTGGAAATGTGATGCCTAACTTTCTGGCAGTCAActtttacatggtatcaaaacTTTTCCTAGAGAAGGGAAGTGTATGCCAAATACATGCAAATTAATCATTCTAACGTTACACCTGAATCTGCAGAGAAGTGACGGCGGAGGTGTTTTTGATACTCTGGACAGAATGAATGGCCAGACATTATGTGGGTGTAGCTCTGTAACTGCTTGTCAGGTTCATCCTCAGTACCTACATGAATGATTTCCATTTAAGTGTCGTTTTGTAGGATTCCATATTGTACAGTTGTTTATAGGCTTCGCTGTCCTTGTGCACAGAGAAAATGTTCTGGTCTGAGGGGACAGGTAGTTGCCTTATTCCTTTACTGTGTCACTGTATGGGGTGCATCTCCTGGGTCAAATATCAACTTGACTCGATGATTATGGCCATTCAATATGTAGACATCCACTTTTTCACAAAAAATGTTGATGTTACTTCAGAGGATATAGTATATTGCTGGTTAGGGTCATCTGATTGAGTCTATATAGATCTATGGGATATCTTTGGTGAGAGAGAACTTCTCATTTCCAGTGATGCCACCAAAGATACTTCATTTACAAAGTTTCTCATAAAGGTCTTTCCTCGTGGAATTTGGCAGGCTGGAGCAAAGATGGGATCTTGCAAGGATATTGCTGCACCTAATAGAACTTCTCTTACGGGCAGTACTGGGGGCGTTTTCTCTGGATCTGTTCAGTTTTCAAGTGGAACTTCTCAATTATCAAATCTCTTGGTTCTTGACCTTGCCCAACTTTCATTAATAGCATTGTTGTTATTATAACTAATTACCCACAGATATTTGGGGATAGATGGCTGCTGAACTTCTCTTCTACTACAGGCTTCTATTACGTTACATAACTTTTATAGTTCAGAATTCTAGCAGAAGGTTAAGACACGCTAGCTAGAGTTCTCAGAACAAGGGGTTAGATGGTGGTCAAGAGAGCCTGAAAATGGCAAGAAGCCCAGATGTTAGTTCAGGTATGTTTCATTTGGgggtattcttttttttttttttggttgctggagaggatcttttatttatttcatttctctttGCTTAGTTTTCTACTAGTTGTGGCATCTTAAGATCAGTTGGTGCTTGTGTGGACTTCAGATCCGTTTCTTTTCAGTTTTCCTTCTCTGGTATAGTTAATTTTGCTATGATATTGCTTGGCTTCTGGTTTCC harbors:
- the LOC122659735 gene encoding PI-PLC X domain-containing protein At5g67130; its protein translation is MLTCREKCGVPAEGFLLLFFLVLTSLFSSINACSNGNCQLLDPCSLPTDCVAGLYCSNCPALGKTQPVCTRGQTIQPTSIIKGLPFNKYSWLVTHNSFSIVDAPSVLGVPRITFYNQEDSVTNQLRNGVRGLMLDMYDFENDIWLCHSIRGQCYDFTAFEPAINTLKEVEAFLSENPSEIVTIIIEDYVHTPKGLTKLFTDAGLVNYWFPVSEMPAKGEDWPTVTDMVAQNHRLLVFTSIPSKEADEGIAYQWRYMVENEPGDGGIVQGSCPHRKESQAFNLRSASLFLQNYFPTFPVEAEACKEHSTTLTEMVATCYKAAGNVMPNFLAVNFYMRSDGGGVFDTLDRMNGQTLCGCSSVTACQAGAKMGSCKDIAAPNRTSLTGSTGGVFSGSVQFSSGTSQLSNLLVLDLAQLSLIALLLL